In a single window of the Cupriavidus sp. P-10 genome:
- a CDS encoding pyridoxamine 5'-phosphate oxidase family protein: MTSHAITSLAELEALYAQPAAPSLSKEVDYLHPHYRAFIEAAPLCLLSTVADGWAECSPRGDTPGFVQVLDERTLLLPDRRGNNRIDSLRNIVADPRVGLLFVIPGVNETIRVNGTAQISVDPALIARCVVDGKAPTTVLVITVQSIFFQCARALIRSRLWAADAQVARQTLPSNGEILATLSQNAIDGAAYDRDLPERQRNTLY, translated from the coding sequence ATGACCTCGCACGCCATCACCTCCCTGGCCGAACTGGAAGCGCTCTACGCCCAGCCCGCGGCGCCGTCGCTGTCAAAGGAAGTCGACTACCTGCATCCGCACTACCGCGCCTTTATCGAGGCCGCACCGTTGTGCCTGCTGTCGACGGTCGCCGACGGCTGGGCCGAATGCTCGCCGCGCGGCGACACGCCCGGCTTCGTGCAGGTGCTGGACGAACGCACGCTGCTGCTGCCCGACCGGCGCGGCAACAACCGCATCGACAGCCTGCGCAATATCGTGGCCGATCCGCGCGTGGGCCTGCTGTTCGTGATTCCCGGCGTCAATGAGACCATCCGCGTCAACGGCACCGCGCAGATCAGCGTCGACCCGGCGCTGATCGCGCGCTGCGTGGTTGACGGCAAGGCGCCGACCACGGTGCTGGTGATCACGGTGCAGTCGATATTCTTCCAGTGCGCCCGCGCGCTGATCCGCTCGCGCCTGTGGGCGGCGGATGCGCAGGTCGCGCGGCAGACGCTGCCGAGCAATGGCGAGATCCTGGCCACGCTGAGCCAGAACGCGATCGACGGCGCCGCCTATGACCGCGACCTGCCCGAGCGGCAACGTAACACGCTCTACTAA